One Aspergillus oryzae RIB40 DNA, chromosome 2 genomic window carries:
- a CDS encoding TauD/TfdA dioxygenase family protein (probable taurine catabolism dioxygenase): MPAPEPQLTLPERPPNLPHPEYETPRGVSPLQSVRAAGLQYPNYTPFKLPNLTGKPFTDRGLSADPTKSRLLKAATAITHLTPEIGTELSGLQLKDLTDQQKDDLARLVAERGVVFFRDQDLDVHEQIAFGAYFGDLHIHQMAGIIPDLPWVHPIYKDETAVNGRSHQIWHSDVSYEIQPPGLTLLKMDTLPNAGPDGGLAGGDTIWASGYALYESLSPKLRSFLETLEAKHSGLEQAEKALRTNGCLRRDPIETIHPVVRTHPVTKWKTLYVNENFTKEIIGLEKRVGDGILDALYRTVAEGYEFQVRWKWTKNAVAIWDNRATFHTGIFDYCKCWRPVFCPFLSW; encoded by the exons ATGCCAGCCCCCGAACCCCAACTGACCCTCCCTGAACGTCCCCCAAACCTCCCACACCCCGAGTATGAAACTCCCCGGGGCGTGTCCCCCCTCCAATCCGTCCGCGCCGCCGGCCTGCAATACCCAAACTACACCCCCTTCAAACTCCCCAACCTCACCGGAAAACCCTTCACAGACCGCGGCCTATCCGCAGACCCCACCAAATCCCGCCTCCTAAAAGCAGCCACCGCCATCACACATCTGACCCCCGAAATCGGCACCGAGCTCTCCGGCCTCCAGCTGAAGGACCTCACAGACCAGCAGAAAGATGATCTGGCGCGGCTAGTCGCCGAACGAGGCGTCGTGTTCTTCCGCGACCAGGACCTGGACGTGCACGAGCAGATCGCCTTCGGGGCCTACTTTGGCGATCTGCATATTCATCAGATGGCCGGTATTATCCCGGATTTGCCGTGGGTGCATCCGATCTATAAGGATGAGACGGCGGTGAATGGCAGGTCGCATCAGATTTGGCATTCGGATGTGAGTTATGAGATTCAGCCGCCGGGGTTGACGCTTTTGAAGATGGATACTCTGCCTAATGCGGGGCCGGATGGGGGGTTGGCTGGCGGGGATACTATTTGGGCGAGTGGGTATGCTTTGTATGAAT CTCTATCGCCTAAGTTGAGGTCTTTTCTTGAGACCTTGGAGGCTAAGCATAGTGGTCTCGAGCAAGCGGAAAAGGCACTCCGGACGAACGGTTGCTTGAGAAGGGATCCTATTGAGACAATT CACCCCGTCGTTCGTACACACCCCGTTACAAAGTGGAAGACGCTGTACGTCAACGAGAATTTCaccaaggagatcattggTCTCGAGAAGAGAGTGGGGGATGGTATCCTTGACGCTCTCTACCGAACTGTCGCTGAGGGCTACGAGTTCCAGGTCCGATGGAAGTGGACTAAGAACGCTGTTGCTATTTGGGATAACCGGGCTACGTTCCATACGGGTATCTTTGACTACTGTAAGTGTTGGAGACCGGTCTTTTGCCCATTTCTCTCGTGGTAA
- a CDS encoding putative MFS transporter (permease of the major facilitator superfamily), which translates to MHNRQALSLKMLWQSLKDYDLWPVYIIGILFEIPTSPPKTYLSLSLKAIGFSTFQTTLLGIPVTVFAAINLLIITELSERFKQISIFGILTQLWSLPLLIVLYTSASTLSHWGLYAVTFVLLGWPSIHAAQVGWCSRLSNAVRTRAVSAALYNITIQLSGIASSNIYREDDKPYYHRGNSQLIAINVATIVAYVLAKLYYVGRNKWKRAKWDAMTTEEKAHYLGTTSDQGNKRLDFLFDS; encoded by the coding sequence ATGCATAATCGTCAGGCGTTGAGCTTGAAAATGCTTTGGCAGAGTCTCAAGGACTATGATCTGTGGCCAGTCTACATCATCGGTATCCTGTTCGAGATTCCTACCTCGCCACCAAAGACATATCTCAGCTTGTCGCTGAAGGCTATCGGGTTCAGCACCTTCCAAACTACTTTACTGGGCATTCCGGTTACCGTTTTCGCAGCAATCAACCTGCTGATCATCACCGAGTTGTCAGAACGGTTCAAACAGATCTCCATCTTCGGAATCCTGACCCAACTCTggtctcttcctctcctgaTTGTTCTGTACACCTCGGCTAGTACGCTATCCCACTGGGGGCTCTATGCGGTTACCTTTGTTCTGCTTGGCTGGCCGTCCATCCACGCTGCACAAGTCGGATGGTGTTCCCGACTGAGCAATGCGGTGCGAACGAGGGCTGTCAGCGCGGCTCTCTATAACATTACCATTCAGCTTTCCGGGATTGCGTCCTCCAATATTTACCGCGAGGATGACAAGCCATACTACCACCGGGGAAACTCGCAGCTGATTGCCATCAACGTAGCGACTATTGTGGCGTACGTGTTGGCAAAGCTCTACTATGTGGGGAGAAACAAGTGGAAACGCGCAAAATGGGATGCAATGACGACAGAGGAGAAGGCCCACTATCTTGGGACGACTAGTGATCAAGGTAATAAGAGGCTGGATTTTCTGTTTGATAGTTAG
- a CDS encoding uncharacterized protein (permease of the major facilitator superfamily): MSTTSDSSHLNDKNQSGSPQSSPHKAGDIQSTEVVKDGTHLNLVEPEDVPEYSTFLSIFFANKKSVDLDAIATTRSVFDDPNLAKYYQPHPQYENLHRFDPSERWTYREERSVRRKTDLKIFLWILVMFFALNIDRGNLGNASADNLLPDLHINTNDYNNAQNMYRIGFLIAEIPSQMIGKRIGPDRWIPIQIILWSLASG; this comes from the coding sequence ATGTCGACTACATCAGATTCGAGTCATTTGAACGATAAAAATCAATCAGGAAGCCCCCAATCCAGCCCGCATAAGGCCGGGGATATCCAGAGCACTGAAGTGGTGAAAGATGGAACACATCTCAATCTTGTCGAGCCAGAAGATGTGCCTGAGTACAGTACCTTCCTGTccatcttctttgccaacAAAAAGTCCGTCGACCTCGATGCTATTGCCACTACGAGGAGTGTGTTTGATGATCCAAACCTGGCCAAATATTACCAGCCACATCCACAATACGAGAATTTACATCGATTTGACCCTTCCGAGAGGTGGACCTACCGCGAGGAGAGATCAGTACGCCGGAAAACAGATTTGAAGATCTTTCTTTGGATCCTCGTTATGTTCTTTGCGCTCAATATTGATCGGGGTAACCTGGGAAATGCTTCTGCCGATAATCTGTTGCCGGACCTGCacatcaacaccaatgaCTACAATAACGCGCAGAACATGTATCGAATCGGCTTTTTGATTGCGGAGATTCCATCACAAATGATCGGCAAGAGAATTGGCCCGGACCGATGGATCCCCATTCAGATTATTCTATGGAGTTTGGCATCCGGTTGA
- a CDS encoding uncharacterized protein (predicted protein), whose translation MVFHNMSTNNKAVQLQCLERHYIKDNSSATFGVPWPRGKYWPDRTAFTCSSHRNKSIALQSWVIAYWPDGSIKWTAHAFAADTDVADSYSVEAIPTTPKHLEPLNAGISIKRDACADFIEVDTGKVRLVFPTTGSEIIKSIVLDNGTTIGQNGRLIVFSKTSLLTEKDTSSNHQFLSSIESINIDQEGPIRALLTVRGSHRAVDIDGRSRASWLPFSLRFYLYYNSNIIQIVHTITYDGDPQTSFIEGIGIQFDVPLKDELPYNRHVRFAGVGDGVFGEAVQGVTGLRRDPGSSVRTAQVNGEPLPPMDTWHDEVGKYMKWVPCWNDYSISQLSPDGYTMKKRTAAGHSWVNIPGGTQAGGLAYFGGATRGGLGLGMRYFWERYPTGLDIRHANEATGEITLWLYSPSAHAMDLRPYHDGLGQETYDDELDALRITYEDWEHGTGTPYGIARTNEIFLFAFDHTPTSAQLSSSVQYMRNPPVVIPDPEYILQTGALGTFWSRRVSTENTTPAEAEINRNLDFLFEFYKKQISQRRWYGFWDHGDIMHTYDGDRHAWCYDIGGYAWDNSELSPDLFFWLYFLQTSREDVYRLAEALTRHTGEVDVYHIGPWKGLGTRHGVQHWSDSCKQARISNALYRWIFFYLTGGDERTGELLDENLHAQKTFLALDPYRKVRRDKEFYEPTAGAVSISLGTDWSAFAASWFIAWERRAPGWEEAKSKLFSSMMGISQLHNGFVTGMALYNTQTGQIHPPSHDLSNQGVVQVSHLSAMFGLFEICAVLIDSLANDLPGGFEKAWLDYCLYFNATAEDQTQRYGVGFGNLILRQGHSRLTAYAANSLEDLGLEQRSWKEFYNGDGYAPDLPWVSRSVTGCLVPVNVEEASWISTNLSSLYGLAAIQNLALVRRALS comes from the coding sequence ATGGTATTCCATAATATGTCGACGAATAACAAGGCTGTTCAGCTCCAATGCCTTGAACGGCATTATATTAAGGATAACTCTAGTGCGACTTTTGGCGTCCCCTGGCCCCGTGGGAAGTATTGGCCTGACAGAACCGCCTTCACTTGTTCTAGTCATAGGAACAAATCCATCGCTTTGCAATCATGGGTAATCGCGTACTGGCCAGATGGGTCAATCAAATGGACCGCGCATGCCTTTGCGGCCGATACCGACGTGGCTGACAGCTATTCCGTGGAAGCAATCCCGACGACACCTAAGCATCTCGAGCCTCTTAACGCAGGTATTTCAATAAAGCGGGATGCCTGTGCAGACTTCATAGAGGTTGACACTGGCAAGGTCCGCTTGGTCTTTCCAACTACCGGCTCAGAAATAATCAAAAGTATCGTCCTGGATAATGGGACCACAATCGGCCAAAATGGCCGGCTGATAGTGTTCTCAAAAACATCGCTTCTGACGGAGAAAGATACATCAAGTAACCACCAATTTTTGAGCAGCATTGAAAGCATAAATATTGACCAGGAAGGCCCCATAAGGGCTCTATTGACTGTACGCGGAAGCCACCGTGCGGTTGATATTGACGGCCGTTCACGAGCATCATGGCTCCCTTTCAGTCTGCGATTCTATTTGTACTATAATTCAAATATCATCCAGATTGTCCATACAATCACGTATGATGGAGACCCACAAACAAGCTTCATTGAGGGAATCGGTATCCAGTTTGATGTTCCGTTGAAAGATGAGCTGCCCTATAACCGGCACGTCCGTTTTGCAggtgttggtgatggcgTTTTTGGGGAGGCTGTTCAGGGTGTTACCGGTCTTCGCAGAGATCCAGGGTCAAGTGTCCGCACGGCTCAGGTTAATGGcgagcctcttcctcctatGGATACCTGGCATGACGAGGTTGGAAAATATATGAAGTGGGTACCGTGCTGGAACGATTACAGTATCTCCCAACTATCGCCAGACGGATATActatgaagaaaagaactgCAGCAGGACACAGCTGGGTCAATATTCCTGGCGGTACTCAAGCTGGCGGGCTTGCATACTTTGGTGGTGCAACTCGAGGAGGTTTAGGGCTGGGTATGCGTTATTTCTGGGAACGATACCCGACTGGCTTGGATATTCGACATGCCAACGAAGCcactggagaaatcacgTTGTGGTTGTATAGTCCATCCGCACATGCAATGGATCTTCGCCCGTACCATGACGGACTGGGGCAAGAAACCTATGACGATGAGCTTGATGCCCTGCGTATCACATATGAAGATTGGGAACATGGGACAGGAACGCCTTATGGCATTGCACGGACGAATGaaatctttctttttgcctttgaCCATACTCCAACGTCTGCACAGCTAAGCAGTTCGGTACAGTATATGCGGAACCCACCCGTGGTGATTCCAGATCCTGAGTATATCCTACAAACAGGCGCATTAGGCACATTTTGGTCAAGGAGAGTCTCCACAGAGAATACCACACCTGCAGAAGCGGAAATTAACCGGAAccttgactttcttttcgaATTTTACAAGAAACAGATATCTCAGCGCCGATGGTACGGCTTCTGGGATCATGGGGACATCATGCACACGTACGACGGAGACCGCCACGCCTGGTGCTATGATATAGGAGGCTATGCATGGGACAACTCCGAACTCTCTCCTGACTTATTTTTCTGGCTATACTTCCTGCAGACGAGTAGGGAGGACGTATACCGCCTAGCTGAGGCCCTCACCAGGCACACAGGAGAGGTGGACGTGTACCATATCGGGCCATGGAAAGGGCTTGGAACCCGACACGGAGTCCAGCACTGGAGCGATAGCTGCAAGCAAGCTCGCATATCGAATGCCCTGTATAGGtggatcttcttctacctcacTGGAGGCGATGAACGCACTGGCGAGCTATTAGACGAGAACCTGCATGCACAAAAGACCTTCTTAGCTCTAGATCCATACCGTAAGGTGAGACGGGATAAAGAATTTTATGAGCCTACCGCTGGAGCTGTATCAATCTCTTTGGGAACCGACTGGTCAGCCTTTGCAGCATCATGGTTCATCGCCTGGGAGAGACGAGCACCTGGTTGGGAGGAGGCGAAAAGCAAGCTTTTCTCGTCTATGATGGGGATATCCCAACTTCACAATGGCTTCGTGACTGGGATGGCTCTTTACAACACCCAAACTGGGCAAATCCATCCTCCGTCTCACGACTTGTCAAACCAAGGAGTCGTCCAAGTATCCCATCTTTCCGCCATGTTCGGCCTGTTTGAAATCTGTGCGGTGCTTATCGATTCCCTAGCAAATGATTTACCGGGGGGGTTCGAGAAAGCATGGCTGGATTATTGTCTCTATTTCAATGCCACCGCAGAGGATCAGACACAacggtacggagtaggttTTGGAAATCTGATATTGCGCCAGGGACATTCTCGTTTGACGGCATATGCGGCCAATAGCTTAGAAGACTTGGGCTTAGAGCAACGTTCCTGGAAGGAGTTTTATAATGGTGATGGCTATGCGCCGGATCTGCCATGGGTCAGCCGGTCGGTAACCGGATGTCTCGTCCCTGTAAACGTTGAGGAAGCGAGCTGGATATCAACCAATCTTTCGTCGCTTTATGGTCTGGCGGCGATCCAGAATC